The region taaattaaaacactcctttcgctctggataatctcataaaataccaccacccaggaaacttattgattaaagttctaaattgattcttatttggaaagagatcggggaaggccttctgcttgtgtcacagaaattagggaatagtctattgaagcaagcatcagaaagacagatatcatctttaaggtgagcgccgggggcagcttttcggaatccctgaaaacctgatctgccttgcctgtcaggttttctcctcatgaccttgtcatgggtgggatctcgtgagctggccttttcgaaacccttgaaaacctgatctgccttgcctgtcaggttttctccctcatgaccttgtcatgggtgggatctcgtgtgccaaCTCCTGGCAAGTGTCCACTTCCACTCTGTTTTGCCCCTGAATCTGTGGGTAGTGGGGATGGACTCAATGTTCACCTTGATGAGCATCTGGGCTCCCCTTCTAGCCCATGGAGGACCCAGAGAGCAAGACATGGATATTCCTCTGGGGTTCAGGCTGGGGCAGGTGAGTAGACTGGACTTCATAAGGAAGAAGCAGAGCACTGGAGGGGGCATTAGCTTtggggttttgaaggatgaataagaGTGTGTGCTTATGGGGCAGCATTCCAAGTAGTTGAAACAGCATTTGCAAAGGTGTGAAGTCTCATGGCTTTGGAATTGCTGAGAAGGGAAGTGGCTCAGAGTAGTAGGAGCTCCCAATTTCACACATTAACTCTTAATCCTCATACCCATCTTGTGGGATATTTTCATTACCCCACAAGGTAATGTAGGCAAAGGCCCAGAAATGTAAAGTCATTTGCCCAAAGTCCCGCAGCCAGGCAGCCTGGGGTGCTGACAATGGTTAACTACCCAAGCAGTGGCAGGGTAGAGTCCGGCCAGGGCAGCACATTCTTCTGACCAGAGTCTACAGTTCCTGTCTGGTTCTGAGTGGCCACCAGACCTCCCGGCATCTGCCCGGGGTGCCCCTCCCAGGCACCAGTTCCAGAGAAATAGCAAGGGTGATTTTGGTTTCAGTTCCCAATCCCTGGACTGTGGGGGCGGGCCCAGGGTCTGGAGGATGAGGTCACCTCCAGAGCCGGAGCCTgggcaggaaagaggaagaaCGGAAGTCTGACTCCAGGCCCTCCggggatgggaggagaagggtggAGGGCCGGACTCTTAGCTCCATAGTTCactctgtgggcctcagtttcctcttcaggAAATGAGGTTAATAATAACATGTCCTGCTTTGGGCTGTAAACAGAGGCCACTGTCATTATTCACTCATTGAAAAGATCTTGGTGTGCCAGGCTCTATAATGGGTGCCAGGGACACAGAAGTGACTTGGAGAGATCTGTTACCCACcctcagacagacagacaaagaaTTCCTGTGAGTGCTAAGGGACGTGAAGAAGAGAAAGCAGGGTACAGATAGtgtcagggtggggaggggactgcTGGCAATGGAGCTGGTggcggtggggcggggggagccttttggaggaggtgacatttgagttgAGTCCCAGGGGATGGAGAGGAGTGGGTCTTGCTCAGATGTGGGGagaagcattccaggcagagggcacagatggggcaaaggccctggggcaggaggagcagcTAGAGGCCCCAGTACCTGGAGCAGAGTGAGctgaggggaggaagggggaggaggggagggcagggcctTTGAGGCCTTGAGAAGGACCTGTGCTTGTTCTGAGGAATTAGGGTATTTTCCAGGAAGAGGCCCCCTCATGGGCTGATGGGAACACTAGGGTTCAGGGAGGGCAGGGTCCAACCAGCCCCACCCAGCGTCACCTGATAGGACCCGGGAGGAAAAGTCCTCCTTGGTGGGGAGGTAGGAAGGGGAAGTGGTGGGCGCTTCCGCAGGGGACCCCACAGCGCTCTTTCAACCTGCTGCATGGCCTCAAGCTCTGCTTCAGTTTCTCGAGCTGTCACCTAGGGGGCGAGCTTGGGGAGTCCTGAGCCTGGCATGGAGCCCCCCATTCCTGCCCCTCAtcacctgcccctgcccccacgtGGGTACAGCATGTGACCTACTCCACACACAGGGGCAGGTAGCCTGGATGGGgaggcccagctcctctgtcctatTTGGGTGTGTGTCCTCAGGGGGACCCCTAGATCTCTCTGCCTTAGTTTCCCTATCTGTCACAGGGCTGTAAGCCCAGGGAGCCCTGGGCCTCTGACCCTCACTCACTGTGTAAGCTTGTCTGTGTCTGGGTTTTGGCCCCACCcagtcacctggggagcccagggccATGTGGGAAGGCCCTGCAATGTGCCGTCCCCACTCTGCTTGTCCACAGGCACCATCTGTGTCCTGCTGTCCTTCCCCTTCATCTTCAGCCCCTGCCTGGGCTGCGGGGCCGCCACGCCTGAGTGGGCCGCCCTCCTCTACTACGGGCCCTTCATTGTGATCTTCCAGTTCGGCTGGGCTGCTACACAAATCGCCCACCTCAGCCTCATCCCAGAGCTCGTCACCAACGACCATGAGAAGGTGGAGCTCACAGCTCTGAGGTACCACCtttggggcagggcagggtggggcagggggcccagggcaaCCTACCACATCTGAGCTCTGCTTGGCTGCGTGGCTCTGGGTCTCAGCCCCAGAATGGACGTCGTCAATCAGTGTATCATTCAGCTGTTGCTGCGTAACAAATAGCACCGCATCAGCAGCTTCAGACAGCACATATAGACTGCCTCACAGTTCTGGCAGGTGAGGAGTCTGGCTTAGCTTAGCTGGGTTCTCAGCTTCAGGCTTGAGGCTGCAATTGAGGTGTCGGCTGAGGTTTCAGCTCCCTCTGCCCCGCTTATGTTGTCGTCGTTTGCTGTGTTTGCTTCCTTTTAGAAGTCCTGGGGTTTGCTACTGCTTTGTGGCCAGCACGAGAGTCTCTGATCTCAGGGACAGTGTGAGCCTTCTTTCTGAGGGTCACttgattaggtcaggcccacccaggatgtgctcagtcgctcagtcatgtccgactctttgcgaccccatgaactgtaacccgccagacacctctatccatgggattttccaggcaaggatactggagtgggttgccatttccttctccagaaagccCACCAAGGATAGTCTATCTTAATTACATCTACAAAATCCCTTGATCTTTGCCTTAGGATATTATCTTAACATGGCCTGACATCCCATTGTATTCATAAGTTCCATTCCCCAAGGGGAGGGGGTTAAACAGAGAGGAAGCAGGGCAGAGGGATCTCTGGGCATCTTAGCATCCTGCCTGTCACATGTGGGTACAGCTGGCCCTCAGACCACCCACTGACTTGCTTAAAGGTAGTGATTCTAGGTGCAGTGGTAACAGGAGCCCTTTAGAACCCTTGCTGTGTGTGAGCACAGGAAACCATCTTTCACTCTCATGACAAGCCCGGGAGGTTGATTGACATGTGCCCAGGGAGAGGGTTTGAGTGGAGCAGGGCCTATGTAGGGGGAGCGGGGATGAGGAAGTGACTGTTGGGCAGGAGGGATATCGCTCCTGCAGGTGGCCGTTCAGGCATGAACGCTGGTCATGAGGCTCCGCCTGTCCGCGGCCCAGTTCCCCATTAGGGCTGGGAGCTGCAGGCACTAACGGCATCGGGGGATTGCCCAATGACCGGGGCCCCCAAAGGCCCCAGCTGAGGGGGGCGGGCTGGGCTCATAGAAGTCAAGCTCTGGGTGCTTTCTACCCACAAGAGCTTTACCAAGCCTGTCTCGTGACTCTGGGGGTGTTCttgttttcactttcagaaagGGAAATGGAGTCTCAGTGAGACCCAGAGGCTCCTTATGTGGCGAGGCCCTGGGGTTACAGGGCTCAGGGTCTGCAGGCAGGTGCGGGCCCGGGTGATTCTGCCCAGCGGAAGCCCAGGGTTTCTGAGTATCTCAGCTTCTCAGGTCTCTGGGGTGCAGCCTTGACTCGGCCCTGCTTCGCGGAATCTCTGCACTCTGGGCCCTGGGCAGGCAGGACCTTGTGGTGGAGTCTTGGTTCAGAGCAGGAAGTCTGATAATATGgaggctggggaaactgaggccagcagAGGCTTTCCAGGGACTACCTGATGTGTTGGTGGCTGACCTCATGTGGCCAGGACTTCCCCAGGTATGGCCAGCATCTCTGACTGGGTGGCGGCCTGGGAAGGAAGCGGTTGTGTGGCTTCTGGGCGGCCTCTCTGAGGCCTGACTGTCCCGCAGGTACGCCTTCACGGTGGTGGCCAACATCACTGTCTATGGAGCTGCCTGGCTTCTGCTCCACCTGCAGGGCTCATCCACCGGCCCCACCGAGGATGTCAGCGACCAACTAGGGGTCCAGGATGTGCCAGTGTTCCGGGTGAGCTGGGGGGGCTGGGAGAGGTGTTTCCAAGGTCCTGAACTCAGGGTTTGGGCCAAGTGTCACTGCTGACCCCTCTCCTACCCGGTCCCCAGAACCTCTCCCTGCTGGTGGTGGGTGTCGGAGCTGTCTTCTCACTGCTGTTCCACCTGGGCACCAGGGAGGGGCGCCGGCGGCAGGTGGAGGAGCCCGGTGAACACAGCCCCCTGTTGGCTCCCTCTACCGCCCAGCCCTTGCTACTCTGGAAACAGTGGCTTTGGGAGCCGGCCTTTTATCAGGTATGAcagcggcggggggggggggggggggtaggggggTCAAAGAAGGTTGGGGTTTATGCTCCTCCCCCACCAGGGCCCTGTGTGGGGCTGCAGGCAGGGACGGCAGACACTAGAGCAAATGTACCCCTTCCCCAGTCCACACCCAGGACAGACATTACTAATAGATCCCTGCTATCTCCTCCACCTGACCAGCTGGGCGGTCACTACTAATGGTCAGGTGCCAGCTGCAGGGTGGCAAGCTGCAGGGTGACTCATCCTGACTTGCCACCCTGTCCCCTGGCCCCATGCTCCCTCTGTGTTCCTAGGTTGGCCTGCTGTACATGAGCACGAGGCTCATTGTGAACCTGTCCCAGACGTACATAGCCATGTACCTCACCTACTCCCTCCACCTGCCCAAGGTGAGCCGGGCGGGCAGGCTGGGGCAGGGGTCCCTGAGCCTGCTGAGCAGGGCCTGATGTGCTTGCGCCCTCTCCACCCCACAGAGGTTCATCGCCACCATCCCACTGGTGATGTACCTTAGCGGTTTCTGCTCCTCCTTCCTCATGAAGCCAGTGAACAAGTGCATCGGGAGGAATGTGAGTTGgcaggtggggaggtggggtgccCCCAGAACCTGGGCAACTCTGGACAGGGCACCCACATCCTGGAGGAACCCCAGGATGGGAAACGAGTTGTAGAATCTGGGCTTTGAGCACCCTGTATCCACCCACAGCCCTCTAGAGGTCAGGAGTGGGGGTGGCAGGTATGACTGAGGAACCAAACACTTcacttgatttcctttattaaCTCGTGTTGAGACATGAGTAGCCACCAGTCTCTAGTGGCAGCCATGACAGACAGCTTAGCTGTAGAACATGCGCTCCATGGATCACTCAGTATCCGCAGACTCAGAACCTTGGAATTCTCTGAGGTCAGAGTTGGGGGCTCCTTAGGGATGACCCAACTCAGTCCTCTTGTTTGCTGGGGCTCGGGGCTGGATTGGAGACCAGAAAGGGCTGGTGTCCAGCTCAGGCCTGCCCAGTGAGGTGGGCCTGACGCCGGGCTGGGTGCTCTGCAGATGACCTACTTCGTGGGCCTCCTGGTGATCCTGGCCTTTGCAGCCTGGGTGGCGCTGGCAGAGGAGCTGGGCGTGGCTGTGTATGTGGCGGCTGTGTTGCTGGGCATGGGCTGTGCCACCATCCTGGTCACCTCGTTGGCCATGACGGCTGACCTCATTGGCCCTCACACGGTAGGGCTGCTGAGTGGGGCCAGGTTGAGGCTGGGGACTGGGGccgaggcctggggtgctgagcCCCCTGCCTCTGTCCCCCCAGCACAGTGGAGCGTTCGTGTACGGCGCCATGAGCTTCTCGGACAAGGTGGCCAATGGGCTGGCAGTTATGGCCATCCAGAGCCTGCACCCCTGCTCGTGAGTACCCCATCCAGCCGTTGTCATGTCTAGTAAGGTGTGCCAAGCCTgtgctgtatgccaggcactgcccGCAGTCTGTGGGTTCCATGACCGACAGAAGATCCCAACACAGTGGTGGTGGCCTCGGAGTCAGGGAGACCAGGTTATTCCCCACTTCAAGCACCCATTTATTCAGAGTGGACAGTGTGTCCTGTGCTGGGCGCTGACGACACAAAGATGGGTTGAGTGACGGGAGTGGGGAAGCCTGGAATCCCTGTCATTCAGACCCTTAGGCCTTAGGGTTCCAGGCACATTAGTATCCCATGAATAAATGTGTACAAGGGCATGAAGGACACCACTTAGGGAGGCCTGACTAGGGCAAGAGGTCAGGAAGGGCTTCCTTGAGGTGACATGGGATCCAAGACCTGGGGGATGTCAGGGATTTCTAGGTAAATGGAGAGGAagagcctgtgcaaaggccctggggcaggaccagGCCTGGTGTGTTGAAAGAACAGTGGAGAAGGCCTGGGTGTCTGGAGAGTGAGGCGGCCAGAGCAGGGAGGGGATGGCGCAGGTCATGCAGGGGCAGCAGCAGGGGAGGATGActgcaggggtgggggctggggtggggtggctcGAAGCCCTGTGGGCAAGAGGAGGGGTGGGCCTGACTCAGTTGCTCACTGCGCCCTCTAGTGGctgctggaaggacagatgcGGCAGAAGCTGGGAACACCGGGTGGGGACTAGGGTATAGCGTGGTGGGGGTGGTGCTGGGCTGGACTGGGTTGGGGCTCCCGAGGGAGGACAAATGGGGAGTCTAGGATAGACTGAAGGCAGAGCTGAGCTTACTGGGTGAGGTAGTAAGATGTTGGAGGAGATAAAGGGGTGGAGGGTGAGCCCTGACCCTGGCCTGAGTGCCGGAAAAGCTTGGGCACCAGCTGAGAGGAGCAGGAGGTCCAGCCTGGGGCTGAGGGTACCTAGTGATAGCTCTCACTCCCTCTTGCTCCTCCCCAGCTTGGAGCTCTGCTGCAAAGCCTGTGTGGCTTTCTACCACTGGGTGATGGTGGTCGTGACAGGTGGTGTGGGCGTGGCCGCCACCCTGGCTCTGTGCAGTCTCCTGGTCTGGCCCATCCGCCTTCGGAAATGTGAGTCGtaggcacccccaccccacaaaaaCCCCAACTAGTCCTGGGTGGTGGTAGGTCTGGGACGGCGGGGCCAGAACTGGCCAGCCCATCCccccaaccccactcccaccccttctCTTGCAGGGGACCCTGGAGCCTAACCCTGACCCCACCCCGCGGTCCCTTGCCCTTTGTAAATTAACCTCGACTGCGAACATCTGATGCCCAGAGGTCTGGAGCAGCGCCTCCGCTCCCTCCCCTGCCTTGTCCTGTCTCTGCCTGGCTGTGGGTGGAGGTCAGAATGGGCGAGATCCCAGCAGCTTATCCCTGCTGGGGTAAGGGGAGGACAAGGAACTGGCGGGATCCTTGTGGTTTGGTGTACTCCAGTGCCAACTCTAACCCACCCCCCACCGTCTGGATGATGGGGGTGCTTTGTGTTATGTGGGGCTGGATATGAGAGTCCTGGGCCCAGGGGCTGCATGGAGCTCGGCCCTGGCTAGCCAAGGGTTTCCCGGGTGCCACCAGGCTCTGGAGGACAGAACTGTCGCTGAGCCTGCCAGGAGCCCCAACATCGGGGTTGGGGGGCCGGGCCCAAACCCTGGCCGTGGAGGCGGCGAGGCTCAGCGTGCCTGGCTGGGGTCCCCAAGTGCAATCCCCTGTgcccaggccactgctgaccatGAATAAAGAGTTGCCTGGGGCCAGGACTGTGCCTTGGCGGTTtgcctggggccctgggcagggTCGGAGTGGGCGTCTGTCTGCCTCTGCCTCGAGCTTGGTCACCAGAGTCTCCCTTTATCTGACTGCCCCCAGGCCTCGGCCCCAGAGGTGGACGGACGCCCAGGGCGGGTGGGAGTGGTGGCACCTGCGCCCCTGCAGAGCTGTGTCGGGCAGCAGCACGATCTTTATCAGTGACTGGGTGTGTAGACGGGCGGGGGCCGCTGGTTGGTAGCGGGACAGTAGGGTTCCAGGCCCCACTGCCGGTAGTTCTGGGCGGTGTAGCGCGGGCGCTGGGGCGCTGACAGGTACCGCACGTAGTCAGACGCCCGCCATAGCGGTTCCACCCCGAAGCGGTGCCTGTTGATGGCTGCGGGGCGGGGCCAGGACCCGGGTCACGGCTGGCCCCGCCCCCTGGCGGTCCCGCCCCcaagccccgccccctgccccgggcCTCACCGAATTCTTTGCCCCTGATGGGCCTGTCCTTCCACAGCACGCTTCCCCACCGAGTGCTGGGGTCTGTGTACTGCGCGGGGATGATGGGGTCGTACCAGGCCGTCTCCCGCACACGCTGGGTGTAGGCtgcggggtgggggttggggtcaGCTCCGCACCTCCGGCCCCACCTGTTTTCCAGGCCTGGGGACGGTGGGGGAAGGTAGGAGCGAGAAGGGACAGGCGCTCACCCGAAGGCAGGCTGCGCTCCCGGTGGCCATAGCATCCGTGCCAGCGGGAATAAGCCTCACGGTACGGGCTGTCCGGAGCCCGTGGGAGCGTGTACCAGGCTTCCCGGGAGTCCGAGTTGGTCAGGCCCGTGTAACATAGCTGGCCGGCCGCATCGCGTCCCATGGGTGTGTACTTCCAGCGCGTGGCCTGCTTAATGGCCGGAGTCCAGCGGGGCCCCTCCTGGGACAGGTAGTCATCGctgtgggtgggggaggagagagactgAGCTTGCAGCCCCGctgccctccctgggcctctctaTCCTCTTTGCTGGCATCCGGGTGCAGAGGCAGAGGCCCGGCCAGAGGTGCAGGAGGCTGCCCCCTGGTAGTCCCTCCGCTCTACCCCATCCTCCACGACCCCCAGGAGCCTCTTAAATGCTTCTTCaccttttctgcttttcttgcCTTTACTAAGTCCCTTGTCCAACCTCACAGACCTGCAGGAcctttcctccaggaagccaccCTGGCCTGGAAGTGTACTGGGAGGAAGTGGTCTCAGCTACAGCTGAGTGAGTGGCCCAGGTTTCACTGTGACTGGTCTGACCTGGGAGCCATGGGCTGGGGATCCAGGGAAAGCATGTGGAGAGGCCTAGGCTCCCAGGAAGCGCCCTCAGCATTCCTCTAAGTCCCCAGGGACACCTACGCTCTAAGACTGGCTCACACTTAAAGCACCCATGCCTCCTGTTCCGGGTCCTCTGGAACCAGAGCCTCCCCCAGGCTGGGCACCTCAGTGTGGCTTCCCAGAGGGGAAGGTAGCAGTGATGTGAGGCACACAGCtcatgcaaaggtcctggggcagcGGGGGAAGATGTAAGAACTGAGGCTGGCAGAGCCGAGGGAAGTGGAAATATGCTGATGGTGACACTAACACCTCAAGGAGGCGTCATTAAAACTAAAGCTCCCCTTCCAGACATCCTGGCAGCACCACTGCCCGGGGGACAGAGGTGAGCTGTGTGTGGTGACCTGGCAGTCTAGCTCCAGGGATGTGGGTGCcccagggaatgagcctgtgACCCCAAGATGGTGCCAGCAGGGCTGCTAAGCCATCTCCTATGTGCCTGCTTGGGGTTCTCACCCCACAGGGCAAACCAGAAAGAGGAGAGCGTGGCCTGCTGTGTTTGGGGCACAGGTCTTGGGAAGTGGCCGTGGGCTGGGTTTGCTGCTTGCAGGGAGGGGAGTTGCGGGACCCTCTGGCGGGCCCCACCCTTTTGAGCTACAAAATGAACTGGAACCACAAAGTGCACCTGGTTTGTGGAAAGGAATTTAAACAGTCTAAAACAACACACAATGAAAAGTGTCTGTGTCAATTAttacctcaaaaaataaaaactgaaaaaaaacctaaaaaataaataaaaactgcattacagctgaaagaaaaatgttttcctcctaataaatgaAGCCTTCTAGGTCTAGAATCTAGAGACCTGCTGGCATTTCAATAAATGtgctctgcttagttgctcagtcgtgtccgactctttgcgaccccatggactgtagctcgccaggctcttctgtccatggggattctccaggcaagaatattggagtgggttgccatgcccccctccaggggatct is a window of Muntiacus reevesi chromosome 1, mMunRee1.1, whole genome shotgun sequence DNA encoding:
- the TEKTIP1 gene encoding tektin bundle-interacting protein 1 — encoded protein: MAPQDLEAGAPRHAEADMQTLRRQAAWPCVPRGTLEVDFPPRLYSDDYLSQEGPRWTPAIKQATRWKYTPMGRDAAGQLCYTGLTNSDSREAWYTLPRAPDSPYREAYSRWHGCYGHRERSLPSAYTQRVRETAWYDPIIPAQYTDPSTRWGSVLWKDRPIRGKEFAINRHRFGVEPLWRASDYVRYLSAPQRPRYTAQNYRQWGLEPYCPATNQRPPPVYTPSH
- the MFSD12 gene encoding major facilitator superfamily domain-containing protein 12, which codes for MGPGPPAAGAGAPPRPLSLVARLSYAVGHFLNDLCASMWFTYLLLYLHSVRAYSSRGAGLLLLLGQVADGLCTPLVGFEADRAAGRCARFGPRKAWHLVGTICVLLSFPFIFSPCLGCGAATPEWAALLYYGPFIVIFQFGWAATQIAHLSLIPELVTNDHEKVELTALRYAFTVVANITVYGAAWLLLHLQGSSTGPTEDVSDQLGVQDVPVFRNLSLLVVGVGAVFSLLFHLGTREGRRRQVEEPGEHSPLLAPSTAQPLLLWKQWLWEPAFYQVGLLYMSTRLIVNLSQTYIAMYLTYSLHLPKRFIATIPLVMYLSGFCSSFLMKPVNKCIGRNMTYFVGLLVILAFAAWVALAEELGVAVYVAAVLLGMGCATILVTSLAMTADLIGPHTHSGAFVYGAMSFSDKVANGLAVMAIQSLHPCSLELCCKACVAFYHWVMVVVTGGVGVAATLALCSLLVWPIRLRKWDPGA